The Exiguobacterium aurantiacum DSM 6208 genome includes a window with the following:
- a CDS encoding CapA family protein — protein MKRFPAYLTFALPLSLFLLTGCATAEVEQTVVEQPETPPVETEEPPEPEAPAEPEPVVTTASLYAIGDILLHDTVYNAAKTGDGFDFNPGFREVAPILQGADIAIANQESMIGGSEIGLSSYPAFNSPFEVGDALKEAGIDLVTTANNHTLDRGVKAIENSINHWSAIGMPYTGSFISEEDKANIRTLTENDISFSFLAYTYGTNGVVPKQPYHVNYIDMDLIRSDVEKAENAADMTVVSLHFGNEYEPLPNASQEALVQDLADLGVDIVIGHHPHVLQPVAWVDGANGNRTFVSYSLGNFLSGQQGDERNTGGIVGIDVVKTTLGDETTFELANPVFYPTFTRRANAGYFEVVPLENAKPELFNPTRDHMTQWMPELEIMQ, from the coding sequence TTGAAACGATTCCCCGCTTATTTAACGTTCGCATTGCCGTTGTCTTTGTTCCTCTTAACCGGATGTGCGACAGCCGAGGTCGAACAAACCGTCGTCGAACAGCCGGAGACCCCACCGGTCGAGACCGAGGAACCGCCTGAGCCAGAAGCCCCAGCCGAACCAGAGCCCGTCGTCACGACCGCCTCGTTGTACGCGATCGGTGATATCTTGTTACACGATACGGTGTATAACGCCGCCAAGACCGGGGACGGTTTCGACTTCAATCCTGGCTTCCGGGAAGTGGCCCCGATTTTGCAAGGGGCTGACATCGCCATCGCCAACCAAGAGAGCATGATCGGCGGCAGTGAGATCGGCCTGTCGAGCTATCCGGCGTTCAACAGTCCGTTCGAGGTCGGGGACGCGTTGAAAGAGGCCGGCATCGACCTCGTGACGACGGCGAACAACCATACACTCGACCGCGGCGTCAAAGCGATTGAGAACTCGATCAACCATTGGAGCGCGATCGGGATGCCTTATACTGGGTCATTCATCTCAGAAGAAGACAAAGCGAACATACGGACGCTGACGGAGAATGATATCTCGTTCTCTTTCCTCGCCTATACGTACGGGACGAACGGCGTCGTCCCGAAACAACCGTACCACGTCAATTACATCGATATGGACTTGATTCGCTCGGACGTCGAAAAAGCCGAGAATGCGGCCGACATGACCGTCGTCTCACTCCATTTCGGTAACGAATACGAACCGCTCCCGAACGCATCTCAAGAAGCACTCGTCCAAGACTTGGCCGATCTCGGTGTCGACATCGTCATCGGACATCACCCGCACGTCTTGCAACCGGTCGCCTGGGTGGACGGGGCGAACGGCAACCGCACGTTCGTCTCCTACTCACTCGGTAACTTCCTATCGGGACAACAAGGCGATGAGCGGAACACAGGAGGCATCGTCGGCATCGACGTCGTCAAAACGACGCTCGGGGACGAGACGACGTTCGAACTTGCCAATCCCGTGTTTTATCCGACGTTCACTCGCCGCGCAAATGCAGGTTATTTCGAAGTCGTCCCGCTCGAGAACGCGAAGCCTGAGTTGTTCAACCCGACACGAGACCATATGACGCAATGGATGCCAGAGCTCGAAATCATGCAATGA
- the putP gene encoding sodium/proline symporter PutP produces MNGILISITIYMALMVLLGIVAYRRTSSIGDYMLGGRGLGPGVAALSAGASDMSGWLLMGLPGAMFATGISSGWIVIGLTIGAYLNWLLVAPRLRTYSYLSEDAITIPDYFEKRFKDSRGTLRTFSAAVTLIFFTLYATSGFVAGGRLFNAVFGIEFVTGVLILASIIIIYTFIGGFLAVSWTDFVQGLIMLFALIFVPAIAITATDGVSSAFRTIGDIDSALLDPWTGQSLIGIVSLFAWGLGYFGQPHIIVRFMAIEKLKDIKKARRIGISWMLFTVVGAMATGLFGLAYYTQQGLDIDNPENIFINLSDLLFVDLITGVLLAALLAAIMSTISSQLLVSSSAATTDFYQKFFRKGAGDRELVMVGRITVILVSAVSIWLALGADDTILNLVGYAWAGFGSSFGPLILFSLFWKRTTRQGALAGMLTGAFIVIVWKNFAADWFGPIGELYEMIPAFFLSALAIYVVSLMTPPPNETITAEFEEMEHILKREQV; encoded by the coding sequence ATGAACGGTATTTTAATTTCTATCACGATTTACATGGCGCTCATGGTGCTACTCGGTATCGTCGCTTATCGCCGAACGAGCAGCATCGGCGACTACATGCTCGGCGGACGCGGGCTCGGGCCTGGCGTCGCCGCCTTGTCGGCCGGTGCCTCGGACATGAGCGGATGGCTCTTGATGGGCCTTCCGGGTGCGATGTTCGCGACCGGTATCTCGAGCGGGTGGATCGTCATCGGGTTGACGATCGGCGCCTATTTGAACTGGCTCCTCGTCGCACCGCGTCTACGGACGTATTCTTACCTGTCCGAGGATGCGATCACGATCCCTGACTATTTCGAGAAACGATTCAAAGATTCACGCGGGACGCTTCGGACGTTCTCAGCCGCGGTCACCCTCATCTTCTTCACACTTTACGCGACGAGCGGGTTCGTCGCCGGTGGCCGCCTGTTCAACGCCGTCTTCGGCATCGAGTTCGTCACAGGTGTCCTCATCTTGGCTTCGATCATCATCATCTACACGTTTATCGGCGGATTTTTGGCCGTCAGTTGGACCGACTTCGTCCAAGGCCTCATCATGTTGTTCGCGCTCATCTTCGTCCCGGCGATCGCCATCACGGCGACAGATGGTGTCTCGAGCGCGTTCCGAACGATTGGTGACATCGACTCGGCATTGCTTGACCCGTGGACGGGCCAATCTTTGATCGGGATCGTCTCTTTGTTCGCCTGGGGTCTCGGCTACTTCGGTCAACCGCACATCATCGTCCGCTTTATGGCGATTGAGAAGTTGAAGGATATTAAGAAGGCACGACGCATCGGAATCTCTTGGATGCTTTTCACCGTCGTCGGGGCGATGGCGACCGGATTGTTCGGTCTCGCCTACTACACGCAACAAGGTCTCGACATCGACAACCCTGAAAACATCTTCATCAATTTATCTGACTTATTGTTCGTCGATTTGATCACCGGGGTCCTGTTAGCGGCACTCCTCGCCGCCATCATGTCGACGATCTCATCGCAGCTGCTCGTGTCGTCAAGTGCTGCGACGACAGACTTCTATCAAAAGTTCTTCCGTAAAGGTGCAGGAGACCGTGAACTCGTCATGGTCGGCCGCATCACCGTCATCCTCGTCTCGGCCGTGTCGATTTGGCTCGCTTTAGGGGCAGATGACACGATCTTGAACCTCGTCGGTTACGCATGGGCCGGTTTCGGGTCTTCGTTCGGCCCGCTCATCTTGTTCAGCCTGTTCTGGAAGCGGACGACGCGCCAAGGCGCGCTCGCGGGTATGTTGACCGGGGCTTTCATCGTCATCGTCTGGAAAAACTTCGCCGCCGATTGGTTCGGGCCGATCGGGGAACTGTACGAGATGATTCCGGCGTTCTTTTTGTCAGCACTCGCCATTTACGTCGTCAGCTTGATGACGCCGCCGCCGAATGAGACGATCACAGCCGAGTTCGAGGAAATGGAACACATCCTGAAACGAGAGCAAGTGTGA
- a CDS encoding DNA-3-methyladenine glycosylase I codes for MQQTTRCPWCGTDPLYVRYHDEEWGKPVHDDKKHFECLTLESAQAGLSWLTILRKRENYRHAYCDFDVARVAAFTETDIDQLMNNPGIVRNRRKIEASINNAHRFIEIQSEFGSFDSYIWAFVDDRVIWNKWTTLDDVPAVTELSEQVSKDLKRRGFKFLGPTTVYAHLQATGLVNDHLVTCPAK; via the coding sequence ATGCAACAAACGACCCGCTGCCCTTGGTGCGGCACCGATCCACTGTATGTCCGGTATCATGATGAGGAATGGGGAAAGCCTGTCCATGACGACAAAAAACATTTCGAGTGTTTGACGCTCGAGAGCGCACAAGCCGGGCTGAGCTGGCTGACGATTTTACGTAAACGCGAGAACTATCGGCATGCCTATTGTGACTTTGACGTCGCACGAGTGGCCGCGTTCACGGAAACCGATATCGATCAGTTGATGAACAATCCCGGGATCGTCCGGAACCGTCGTAAAATCGAAGCGTCTATCAACAACGCCCACCGCTTCATCGAGATCCAGTCTGAATTCGGTTCGTTCGACAGCTACATTTGGGCGTTCGTCGACGACCGAGTCATCTGGAATAAGTGGACAACGCTCGATGACGTCCCAGCTGTGACGGAACTGTCAGAACAGGTGAGTAAAGACTTGAAGCGACGCGGATTCAAATTTCTCGGCCCGACGACCGTTTACGCCCACCTACAAGCGACAGGTCTCGTCAACGATCATCTCGTCACCTGCCCGGCCAAGTAG
- a CDS encoding DedA family protein — translation MREWMIGIIEQFGYFGIAFMIFIENVFPPIPSEVVLLFGGFFAVKTDLIIWLVIVAATVGAIAGAILLYGIGLYLDVEQIEKWTKKYGKWLRLDIEDVHKADAWFDRYGGWMVFFGRLMPVVRSLISLPAGMSNMPFAKFLLLSTAGTLIWNSVLIYVGIQVGENWESILRYLDVYSYVIYALLAIGIVVYLVWRKRRKQNKSKRASSF, via the coding sequence ATGCGTGAATGGATGATAGGGATCATCGAGCAGTTCGGATATTTCGGCATCGCGTTCATGATTTTCATCGAGAACGTGTTCCCGCCGATCCCGTCAGAAGTCGTCCTCTTATTCGGTGGGTTTTTTGCCGTCAAGACGGATTTGATCATTTGGCTCGTCATCGTGGCGGCGACGGTCGGTGCGATTGCCGGGGCGATTTTGCTATATGGCATCGGGCTATACCTGGATGTCGAACAGATCGAGAAGTGGACGAAAAAGTACGGGAAATGGCTGCGGCTTGATATCGAGGATGTCCATAAGGCGGATGCTTGGTTTGACCGGTACGGGGGTTGGATGGTCTTCTTTGGACGGCTCATGCCTGTCGTCCGGAGCTTGATCTCACTCCCGGCCGGTATGTCGAATATGCCCTTCGCCAAGTTCTTGCTGCTCAGTACGGCCGGGACGCTCATTTGGAATTCGGTATTAATCTATGTCGGGATCCAGGTCGGAGAGAACTGGGAGTCGATTTTGCGCTATTTAGACGTCTATTCGTATGTCATCTATGCGCTGTTGGCAATCGGAATCGTCGTCTATCTCGTTTGGCGAAAGCGACGAAAGCAGAATAAATCAAAGCGCGCTTCTTCGTTTTGA
- a CDS encoding arsenate reductase ArsC, producing the protein MVEVAFICIHNSCRSQMAETIGKDLLGDIAQVYSAGTENYPEVKPLALEAVREIGLDPTGQSPKLLDAIPPKLDYLITMGCEVECPYVPTTYREDWGLDDPSGQPIEAFRETRDDIVSKMYRLRDQILADHPELKR; encoded by the coding sequence ATGGTTGAGGTAGCGTTCATCTGTATTCATAACTCATGCCGTTCACAAATGGCCGAGACGATCGGAAAAGATTTGCTCGGTGATATCGCCCAAGTCTACTCGGCTGGAACAGAGAACTATCCTGAAGTAAAACCGTTAGCGCTAGAAGCCGTTCGTGAAATCGGGCTTGATCCGACCGGGCAGTCACCGAAACTTCTCGATGCCATCCCGCCAAAGCTCGATTATTTGATCACGATGGGCTGCGAGGTCGAATGTCCTTACGTGCCAACTACGTATCGCGAGGACTGGGGACTCGATGATCCGTCTGGTCAGCCGATCGAAGCGTTTCGCGAGACACGGGATGACATCGTCTCGAAGATGTATCGTTTACGTGACCAAATTTTAGCGGACCATCCGGAACTTAAACGTTGA
- a CDS encoding cation:proton antiporter: MNLDINIIIFLGAALALISIVSLLIERLFFPSILAFIGIGVIVGFFWDGNEVFRIAGEIGIVLLFFLLGLKFPINELAKRMRQVWKAGVLDIVLAFGVSMLIALAFGLDLPKAFLIGAVLYATSSSISARLLDRHPDKHENIKEFVLALLIFEDIFSPLLLTVAPFIIQDDPIAFSDIGKVFVGFLVFGVLLFVGIRFVTRHPRTVKHLLRQDDASIGLIGLILFFAGIGMVFGLSEILGAFIAGIMLAGIHDIRPLKRLTVPVRDLFLPIFFISFGISINLEQGVIINALFFVLIVWGVLSKWIVGRVGGRMYGLSRVQANEVGFSLAPRGEFSILFTALSNGAINLFVGLYIFVSAIIGIVLFRFSEILAEKTEQTLEKVLPEEKNKKQD; this comes from the coding sequence ATGAACCTCGACATCAACATCATCATCTTTCTCGGCGCGGCACTTGCCCTCATCTCCATCGTCAGCCTATTGATTGAACGATTGTTCTTTCCGAGCATTTTAGCGTTCATCGGCATCGGGGTCATCGTCGGTTTCTTTTGGGACGGCAACGAAGTGTTCAGGATCGCCGGAGAGATCGGCATCGTCTTGCTGTTTTTCTTGCTCGGACTCAAGTTCCCGATCAACGAGCTCGCAAAACGCATGAGACAAGTGTGGAAAGCAGGAGTGCTCGATATCGTGCTCGCTTTTGGCGTCTCGATGTTGATCGCCCTTGCGTTCGGCCTCGATTTGCCAAAAGCTTTCTTGATCGGTGCGGTGTTGTACGCGACGAGCTCGTCAATCTCGGCCCGTCTGCTTGATCGACATCCGGATAAGCACGAGAACATTAAAGAGTTCGTGCTCGCGCTACTCATCTTTGAAGACATATTTTCCCCGCTCCTGTTGACCGTCGCGCCATTCATCATTCAGGACGACCCGATTGCGTTCAGCGACATCGGAAAAGTGTTCGTCGGCTTCCTCGTGTTCGGTGTCCTTTTATTCGTCGGCATACGGTTTGTCACCCGCCATCCCCGCACCGTCAAACATTTGCTTCGGCAAGACGATGCGAGCATTGGGCTTATCGGCTTGATTCTCTTTTTCGCCGGTATCGGCATGGTATTCGGGCTGTCCGAGATACTAGGTGCGTTCATCGCCGGGATCATGCTCGCCGGTATCCACGACATCCGCCCGCTCAAGCGGTTGACGGTGCCGGTTCGCGACTTGTTCTTACCGATCTTCTTCATCTCGTTCGGGATTTCGATCAACCTCGAGCAAGGCGTCATCATCAACGCGCTGTTCTTCGTGTTGATCGTTTGGGGCGTGTTGTCAAAATGGATCGTCGGGCGCGTCGGCGGCCGCATGTACGGGTTGAGCCGTGTCCAGGCGAACGAGGTCGGGTTCTCCCTCGCCCCTCGCGGTGAGTTCTCGATTTTGTTCACGGCGTTATCGAATGGCGCCATCAACTTGTTCGTCGGTCTATACATCTTCGTCTCGGCCATCATCGGCATCGTCTTGTTCCGCTTCTCTGAGATTTTAGCGGAGAAGACGGAACAGACGTTGGAGAAAGTGTTACCTGAAGAGAAAAACAAAAAACAGGATTGA
- a CDS encoding GNAT family N-acetyltransferase, with the protein MVNQVEVRIQTPSPKEHQHLRVKAGMPKRSDEATEKGLSHTLFGVCLYRDDEMVGMGRVVGDGGMVFHLVDIVVDPDCQGLGLGKLIMEHLMDWILQEADETAIISLIADIPADGLYRHFGFDYSRPESVGMEYQWPKD; encoded by the coding sequence ATGGTCAATCAAGTCGAAGTTCGCATTCAAACACCTTCGCCAAAAGAGCATCAACATCTCCGCGTCAAAGCCGGGATGCCGAAACGGTCGGACGAGGCGACCGAGAAAGGGCTCTCCCATACGCTGTTCGGTGTCTGTCTGTATCGGGACGATGAGATGGTCGGAATGGGACGTGTCGTCGGTGACGGTGGCATGGTGTTCCACCTCGTCGACATTGTCGTTGACCCCGACTGCCAAGGGCTCGGGCTCGGGAAGCTCATCATGGAACATTTGATGGATTGGATTTTACAAGAAGCCGATGAGACCGCCATCATCAGCCTGATCGCCGATATACCAGCGGACGGTCTGTATCGACATTTCGGCTTTGACTACTCGCGTCCTGAATCGGTCGGGATGGAGTACCAATGGCCGAAAGACTGA
- a CDS encoding glycerol-3-phosphate responsive antiterminator, with product MLDRQSILPAIRDMRDLEVFLASDFVVGVLLEVHIARLDAVFRLLTEHGKNVFIHLDLIQGLKADEYATEFICQTYRPYGIISTKGSVILKAKQKQVKTVQRLFLIDSSSLEKSYRMIERTRPDYIEVLPGLVPKYIREVKARTGIPVFAGGLISTAGEVKAALDAGASVITTSNRTLWNDRHVSS from the coding sequence ATGTTAGACCGACAATCGATTTTACCGGCGATCCGTGACATGCGTGACTTAGAAGTGTTTTTGGCGAGCGATTTTGTCGTCGGTGTGTTGCTTGAAGTCCACATCGCGAGACTCGATGCCGTCTTTCGATTGTTAACCGAACACGGGAAGAACGTGTTCATCCATTTAGATTTAATTCAAGGGTTGAAGGCGGATGAATATGCGACCGAATTCATATGTCAGACGTACCGTCCTTACGGCATCATTTCGACGAAAGGAAGCGTCATCTTAAAAGCGAAACAAAAACAAGTGAAGACGGTGCAACGGCTCTTTCTCATCGATTCGAGCTCGCTCGAGAAGAGCTATCGCATGATCGAACGCACCCGACCAGACTATATCGAAGTGCTGCCGGGGCTCGTCCCGAAATATATTCGCGAAGTGAAGGCGCGTACCGGGATCCCGGTGTTCGCTGGGGGCTTAATATCGACTGCCGGTGAAGTCAAGGCGGCACTCGATGCGGGCGCATCTGTCATCACGACGTCGAATCGGACGCTTTGGAACGATCGTCACGTCTCATCGTGA
- a CDS encoding SDR family NAD(P)-dependent oxidoreductase, giving the protein MKPTMIITGVSQGIGYALAKHFAETYQVIGLDIEKDPQLEGVTYFNMDLGDHESIVQTFNIVAERFGVAHVLINNGGIASLEKPMTELDVETFKRVIDVNLVGTFACAKAFLTLNEAAEYGRVINIASTRTLQNEPDWEAYGASKGGIVALTHSMAVSLADRPVTVNAISPGWIQTSDEPLRDVDHRQHPSGRVGEPTDIVRAVTYLIDRDNDFVNGHNLIVDGGMTKKMIYES; this is encoded by the coding sequence ATGAAACCAACCATGATTATCACGGGAGTCAGTCAAGGGATTGGATACGCGCTCGCGAAACACTTCGCCGAAACGTATCAAGTCATCGGGCTAGACATCGAGAAAGACCCGCAGCTAGAAGGCGTGACATATTTCAACATGGATTTAGGTGATCACGAGTCAATCGTGCAAACGTTCAACATAGTCGCTGAGCGGTTCGGGGTCGCCCACGTGCTCATCAACAACGGAGGCATCGCCTCTCTCGAAAAACCGATGACGGAGTTGGACGTCGAGACGTTCAAACGGGTCATCGACGTGAATCTCGTCGGGACGTTCGCCTGTGCGAAGGCGTTTTTGACGCTGAATGAAGCGGCGGAATACGGTCGGGTCATCAATATCGCTTCGACACGGACACTACAGAACGAGCCCGATTGGGAAGCTTACGGTGCGTCGAAAGGCGGGATTGTCGCGCTCACGCACTCGATGGCCGTCTCGCTCGCGGACCGTCCAGTCACGGTGAACGCGATCAGTCCGGGATGGATTCAAACATCCGATGAGCCGTTGCGCGATGTCGACCATCGCCAACATCCGTCTGGACGCGTCGGGGAGCCTACGGATATCGTCCGAGCCGTCACATACTTGATCGATCGTGACAACGATTTCGTGAACGGTCATAACTTGATCGTGGACGGGGGCATGACGAAAAAAATGATTTACGAGTCGTGA
- a CDS encoding HD domain-containing protein, which translates to MHQQVEEALRFAAVRHDGQFRKGTGIPYVTHPVAVAMLLTEDCQPVPVVAAGLLHDLLEDTLTTRAEIRERFGPEVARLVEAATEPDKNLSWEERKRTMVQRVHTLWYDEVALFTADKLHNLRSIRLDIDQVGKSVWGRFKRPLRDQSWYYHELLEALRPFKSTTGLIEAFETELNLLFYGVEEEREVKLQKLISVVTGGFEEEDWVQEAPTLCQTAFELNNVMREGYRQDSPSDLLEVTTLAEQLREAGWQNDFPLPVLSGLNELSYRAALKTEDVIALMK; encoded by the coding sequence ATGCACCAACAAGTGGAAGAAGCACTCCGGTTTGCGGCTGTCCGTCACGACGGTCAGTTTCGAAAAGGTACAGGCATCCCTTACGTGACACACCCGGTCGCCGTCGCGATGCTCTTGACCGAGGATTGCCAACCGGTGCCGGTCGTTGCCGCCGGGCTATTGCATGATTTGCTTGAGGACACGTTGACGACGAGGGCGGAAATTCGCGAACGCTTTGGACCAGAAGTCGCTCGGCTCGTCGAGGCGGCCACCGAGCCTGATAAAAACCTGTCGTGGGAAGAACGAAAACGGACGATGGTACAACGCGTCCACACGCTCTGGTATGATGAGGTCGCATTGTTCACGGCGGATAAGCTACATAACCTGCGCTCGATCCGACTCGATATCGATCAAGTCGGAAAAAGCGTGTGGGGCCGCTTCAAGCGCCCGCTGCGCGACCAATCTTGGTATTACCACGAACTGCTCGAAGCGCTCCGTCCGTTCAAGTCGACGACAGGCTTGATCGAGGCTTTTGAAACAGAGTTGAACTTGCTGTTTTATGGAGTGGAAGAAGAGCGGGAAGTCAAACTTCAAAAGCTGATTTCCGTCGTCACAGGTGGCTTCGAAGAAGAGGACTGGGTGCAAGAAGCCCCGACACTTTGTCAAACCGCCTTTGAACTGAACAACGTGATGCGGGAAGGATATCGACAAGATTCGCCGAGCGACTTGTTAGAAGTCACGACGTTGGCCGAGCAGTTGCGGGAGGCGGGATGGCAGAACGACTTCCCGTTACCGGTCCTATCCGGCTTGAATGAACTGTCGTACCGGGCGGCGCTCAAGACAGAAGACGTCATCGCTCTTATGAAGTGA
- a CDS encoding sodium:calcium antiporter: MVFVYFLLAAAITVYAAIKLSTYADVMSEKSSMGGVLVGTVLLAGATSLPEVTTSISAVMINNPDIAVGNMLGSNLFNIFILAMFDLYFRQKRLFNEASRDHLYTAGLGLLLTVLTMVALIVRVDMTFIGIGVDALLIAALYGIGIYYIGKRPKEKTATREVEQEVVASTTSSITVKRAVFGFAIAALVIMAAGTALSITGDRIAVVTGLGSSFVGSFLIAASTSLPEAVAVFVALKLRNVNLAFGSILGSNIFNMVIIAMSDVFYQNGSILADVSASHLVTAIGITILSVLVMYSVLRKDVTSKVRYIVPSVLVVLVYFASSYLIFTG; encoded by the coding sequence ATGGTATTTGTCTATTTTTTACTCGCGGCTGCCATCACGGTTTACGCGGCCATCAAGCTGTCGACGTATGCTGATGTTATGAGTGAGAAATCATCGATGGGAGGTGTATTGGTCGGGACCGTCTTACTCGCGGGAGCGACATCGCTCCCGGAAGTGACGACGAGTATCTCGGCCGTCATGATCAATAACCCGGATATCGCAGTAGGGAACATGCTCGGCTCGAACTTGTTCAACATTTTCATCCTCGCGATGTTCGACCTGTACTTCCGACAGAAACGCCTGTTCAACGAGGCGAGCCGTGATCATCTTTATACGGCGGGGCTCGGCTTGTTGCTCACGGTGCTCACGATGGTCGCCTTGATCGTCCGCGTCGATATGACGTTCATCGGTATCGGGGTCGATGCCCTCTTGATCGCCGCCTTGTACGGGATTGGAATCTACTATATCGGGAAACGCCCGAAAGAGAAGACGGCAACTCGGGAAGTCGAACAAGAAGTCGTCGCCAGCACGACTAGTTCGATCACCGTCAAGCGGGCCGTGTTCGGATTTGCGATTGCCGCCCTCGTCATTATGGCAGCCGGGACGGCGCTCTCAATCACCGGCGACCGCATCGCCGTCGTGACCGGACTCGGTTCGAGCTTTGTAGGCAGCTTCTTGATCGCGGCATCGACGTCGCTCCCGGAAGCGGTGGCCGTGTTCGTTGCCCTCAAACTTCGCAACGTGAATTTGGCGTTCGGATCGATTTTAGGGAGCAACATCTTCAACATGGTCATCATCGCCATGTCGGACGTATTTTATCAGAACGGATCGATCTTGGCAGACGTCTCGGCGTCACACCTCGTCACGGCCATCGGCATTACCATCTTGTCAGTATTGGTCATGTATAGTGTGCTCCGTAAAGACGTGACGTCAAAAGTTCGCTACATCGTCCCGTCTGTTCTCGTCGTCCTCGTCTATTTCGCATCATCTTACTTGATCTTTACCGGGTGA
- a CDS encoding bifunctional glycosyltransferase family 2/GtrA family protein: MQMHSVERLSEYVLLIPAYNPDQALIELVQSLKQEGFVHIVVVNDGSAEACRPVFEAVEPYVSRLLEHEKNAGKGAALKTGLRYIVDRYPEALGTITVDADGQHLPEDVHHVYDEGVVWPHHLIMGCRDFSGEAIPFRSRFGNEVTRLVMTIGSGLRLKDTQTGLRAIPTRYARQLLDVPGNRYEFEMNMLTFTKRLHVPIHQTPIQTVYVDENASSHFRPVIDSILIYRMFLAYSLSSVASFLMDIGVYALLIFLLNPLFETTHVIIGTVVGRVVSSLFNYYVNRKIVFKSTARRSMVKYFGLVGAQMALSAALVYALFFIFRDGEVILKVIVDSFLFVASYYVQKRWIFKR, translated from the coding sequence ATGCAGATGCATTCCGTTGAGCGGTTGAGTGAATATGTGTTGTTGATTCCCGCTTATAACCCCGATCAGGCATTGATCGAGTTGGTCCAATCGTTAAAACAAGAAGGGTTTGTTCATATCGTCGTCGTCAATGATGGGAGTGCCGAGGCGTGTCGGCCGGTGTTTGAGGCCGTCGAACCATACGTGTCCCGACTGCTCGAGCACGAGAAGAACGCTGGGAAAGGCGCCGCCTTGAAGACCGGCTTACGTTATATCGTGGACCGCTACCCGGAGGCGTTAGGGACGATCACGGTCGATGCCGATGGACAACATCTGCCGGAAGATGTCCATCACGTGTACGACGAAGGCGTCGTTTGGCCGCACCATCTCATCATGGGATGCCGTGACTTTTCGGGGGAGGCAATCCCGTTCCGTAGCCGGTTCGGCAACGAAGTGACGCGCCTCGTCATGACGATCGGGAGCGGCTTACGGTTGAAAGACACGCAAACCGGACTCCGGGCCATCCCGACCCGTTACGCGAGACAGCTGCTTGACGTTCCGGGCAATCGTTATGAGTTTGAGATGAATATGCTGACGTTCACGAAGCGTCTCCACGTACCGATCCATCAGACACCGATTCAAACCGTCTATGTTGACGAGAACGCATCGTCGCATTTCCGTCCTGTCATCGACTCGATTTTAATTTATCGCATGTTTTTGGCCTATTCTTTATCATCGGTTGCTTCGTTTCTGATGGATATCGGTGTGTATGCGCTACTGATCTTTTTGTTAAATCCTTTGTTCGAAACGACCCATGTCATCATCGGCACCGTCGTCGGTCGCGTCGTCTCTTCCTTATTCAACTATTACGTCAACCGAAAAATCGTCTTCAAATCGACAGCGAGGCGATCGATGGTCAAATACTTCGGTTTGGTCGGTGCGCAAATGGCGCTGTCGGCCGCACTCGTGTACGCGCTGTTTTTCATTTTCCGGGATGGGGAAGTCATCTTGAAAGTGATCGTCGACAGCTTCTTGTTTGTCGCCAGTTATTACGTTCAAAAACGCTGGATCTTTAAACGATAA
- a CDS encoding 3'-5' exonuclease: MSHSILAIDVETANRDSRSICSVGWSLLHAGEVVETNQLLVNPEEDFDQGNIRVHGIRPSDVWDAPTLPEVLELLYPTLQTVDLVMAHNASFDMGALKKAIAKYDLYTFPNIEYGCTVKLSRKLYPQLPNHKLNTMAEYLNEPFLHHNAAEDARVCALLVRDMMIKTGIADPRELHRYTSVKIGKLAY, encoded by the coding sequence ATGTCACATTCTATTTTAGCCATCGATGTCGAGACCGCCAACCGCGATAGCCGAAGCATCTGTTCGGTCGGTTGGAGTCTGCTACACGCCGGAGAGGTCGTCGAGACGAACCAATTGCTCGTCAACCCGGAAGAAGACTTCGATCAAGGGAATATCCGCGTCCACGGGATCCGGCCGAGCGATGTGTGGGATGCCCCGACATTGCCTGAAGTGCTCGAACTTCTCTATCCGACACTCCAGACGGTCGACCTCGTCATGGCCCATAACGCCTCGTTCGATATGGGTGCACTGAAAAAAGCGATCGCCAAATATGACTTGTACACATTCCCGAACATCGAGTACGGCTGTACGGTCAAACTGTCACGTAAGTTATATCCTCAGCTCCCGAACCATAAACTGAACACGATGGCCGAGTATTTGAACGAGCCGTTCTTGCATCATAACGCCGCCGAAGACGCACGCGTCTGCGCATTGCTTGTCCGGGACATGATGATCAAGACCGGCATCGCGGACCCGCGCGAGCTTCATCGCTATACGTCCGTGAAAATCGGAAAGCTCGCCTACTGA